TCGCAAGGTGGGTATGACCCGCGTATTTACCGATGAAGGCGAAAGCATTCCGGTAACTGTGCTGGAAGTTGTACCAAACCGTGTGACACAAGTTAAGACGCCGTCTAGCGACGGCTATGCTGGTCTCCAGGTTGCGCATGGTGAGCGTCGTGCTAGCCGTGTAACCAAGGCGCTGGCTGGTCACTATGCCAAGGCTGGCGTTGCTGCTGGTTCTGGTATCAAAGAATTCGCTGTTGCTGAAGATGTTCTGGCCAACTATGCCGTTGGCGGTCAGATCACCGTTGAGCTTTTCCAGGCTGGTCAGTACGTTGACGTTACTGGCGTTTCGCTTGGTAAGGGTTTTGCTGGTGCAATCAAGCGCCACAACTTCAGTTCTAACCGTGCCTCTCACGGTAACTCCCGTTCGCATAATGTTCCCGGCTCTATCGGTATGGCGCAGGATCCAGGTCGTGTATTCCCTGGTAAGCGTATGCCTGGTCATCTGGGTGCTGTGAAGACTACCGTTCAAAATCTGCAAATCGTTCGCGTTGATGCTGAGCGTAATCTGTTGCTGATTAAGGGTGCTGTTCCAGGATCCAAGGGTGGCGACGTAGTGGTTCGTCCCGCTGTTAAGGCAGGTGCATAATGGAACTCAAGTTAATCGATAAAAATGGTAAGCCGGCCAAAAGCGGCGTTGAAGTTTCCGAAGTAACCTTCGGTCGCGAATTCAACGAAGCCCTGGTGCATCAAGTAGTTGTTGCATATCAGGCAAATGCGCGTACTGCGACGCGTGCACAATTGGGTCGTGGCACAGTTAGCCACACTACCCATAAGCCATGGAACCAAAAAGGTACTGGCCGTGCACGTTCGGGTATGAGCTCCAGCCCAATCTGGCGTGGAGGTGGTCGCGCTTTCCCAAATAGCCCTGACGAAAACTTCAGCCACAAGGTTAACCGCAAGGTTTACCGTGCTGGTATGCGCTCCATCCTGTCCGAACTGGTTCGTCAGGATCGTTTGAGCGTGATTGAAGAGTTTGTGGTTGAGACTCCAAAAACCAAAGCTCTGGTCGAAAAGATCAAGGGTCTGGGTTACGGTGAAGGTGTTCTGGTGCTGGTGGATGGTTTTGATGAAAACCTGTACCTCTCCGCACGCAATCTGCCTAACGTTCTGGTTGTTGAAGCTCAATACGCTGATCCTGTTAGTCTGGTTCGCTTCCCAAATGTGGTGGCTACCAAGGCTGCAGTCAAGAAATTAGAGGAGATGCTGGCATGAGCGCAAATCTGAACCAGATCGCTACTCAAGATCGTTTGCTGCAAGTCATCCTGGCTCCGCAAATCACGGAAAAAGCAACTTATGTTGCTGACAAAAACCAACAGATCGCATTTAAGGTGCGTACTGATGCAACCAAGCCAGAAATCAAGGCTGCTGTTGAACTGGTTTTCAAGGTCGAGGTTGCTGCCGTTACTGTTGCCAATGTTAAGGGCAAAGTAAAGCGCGCAGGCCGTGTGCTGGGTCGTCGCAAGGACTGGAAAAAGGCTTATGTGAGCCTGAAGCCAGGCCAAGAAATTAACTTTGCAGCAGGCGAATAGGAGATATTATGGCACTGATTAAAGTCAAGCCGACTTCCCCTGGCCGTCGCGCAGTCGTTAAGGTTGTTACACCTGAGTTGCACAAGGGTAAGCCTTACGCGCCTCTGCTGGAGAAGCAAAGCAAAAAAGCTGGCCGTAACAACAACGGTCACATCACGACACGTCACCAAGGTGGCGGTCATAAGCAGCACTACCGTGTAATCGATTTCCGTCGCAACAAGGACGGTATCGTCGCCAAGGTTGAGCATCTGGAATACGATCCAAACCGTAGCGCACATATTGCGCTGCTGGTTTATTCGGATGGTGAGCGTCGCTACATCATCGCCCCTCGTGGCGTTTCTGCTGGTGCGCAACTGGTGAGCGGCTCTGATGCTCCAATCAAGGTGGGTAATGCATTGCCTTTGCGCAATATCCCTGTTGGTAGCACCATTCACTGCGTAGAAATCATGCCAGGCAAGGGTGCGCAAATTGCTCGCTCAGCTGGTACTTCAGTCCAGCTGTTGGCTCGCGAAGGCAGTTATGCTCAGTTGCGTCTGCGTTCTGGTGAAGTCCGCCGTGTTCACGTGGATTGCAAAGCAACCATTGGTGAAGTGGGTAACGAAGAGCATTCATTGCGTTCCATCGGTAAAGCTGGTGCGATGCGTTGGCGCGGTGTTCGTCCTACCGTTCGCGGTGTGGTAATGAACCCTGTTGATCACCCGCACGGTGGTGGTGAAGGTAAGACCGCTGCTGGTATGAATCCAGTAAGCCCATGGGGTACGCCTACCAAGGGTTATCGTACACGTAGCAACAAGCGCACCGACAACATGCGCGTAAGCCGTCGTCCGGCTAATAAGAGGTAAGGAAAATGGCACGTTCAATTAAAAAAGGCCCATTTATTGATGGGCACTTGGCTAAGAAGGTGGAAGTGGCTGTTGCTGCTCGCGACAGAAAGCCAATCAAGACTTGGTCTCGTCGCTCCACCATTCTTCCTGATTTTATTGGTCTGACGATCGCTGTGCACAATGGCCGCCAACACGTGCCAGTGCTGATCTCGGAAAACATGGTAGGCCACAAGCTCGGCGAATTCGCGCTGACCCGTACGTTCAAGGGTCACGCTGCCGATAAAAAAGCCAAGAAGTAGGAGATGACGATGCAAGTATCCGCAGTATTAAAAGGTGTTCATCTGTCCCCGCAAAAGGCTCGCTTGGTTGCTGACCTGATTCGCGGCAAGAAAGTTGATTACGCACTCAATATTCTGAATTTCACACCTAAAAAGGGTGCTGAGATCATCAAGAAGGTTGTTGAGTCCGCTATCGCTAACGCTGAACACAACGAAGGTGCCGATATCGATGAGTTGAAGGTCACTTCAATCTACGTCGACAAGGGCATCGTTCTTAAACGTATTCGTGCGCGTGCCAAAGGTCGTGCTGGACGGATTATTAAGCCTACATGTCACATCACAGTGACTGTTGGTAATTAAAGGAATCGTTATGGGTCAGAAAATTCATCCGTTTGGTTTCCGTCTGAGTGTCCAGAAAAACTGGTCATCTCGTTGGTACGCCAACAGCAAGAACTTCCCAGCTATGCTGAATAGCGACATCAAGGTACGTGACTTCCTCAAGAAGAAGCTCTCGCACGCTGCTGTCAGCAAGATCGTGATCGAGCGTCCTGCAAAGAACGCAAAGATCACCATTTACAGTGCACGTCCAGGTGTGGTGATTGGTAAAAAGGGTGAGGATATTGAATCCTTGCGCTCCAGCCTGCAAGGTTTGATGGGTGTTCCAGTTCACTTGAACATCGAAGAAGTGCGCAAGCCTGAAATTGACGCAACACTGATCGCTGAGAGCATTGCTCAACAGCTTGAGAAGCGTGTGATGTTCCGCCGTGCAATGAAGCGTGCAATGCAAAACGCGATGCGTCTGGGTGCTCAAGGCATCAAGATCATGAGCTCGGGTCGTTTGAACGGTATCGAAATCGCGCGTACTGAGTGGTATCGCGAAGGCCGTGTGCCATTGCACACTCTGCGTGCTGATATCGATTACGGCGTAGCTGAGGCTAAAACCACCTACGGTATCATCGGCATCAAGGTGTGGGTATTCAAGGGCGAAGTGTTTGGCACTCATGCCGAACAGCAAGCCGCAGTACCTGCTGAACCAGAAAAGAAAGTAAGAAAGTCGGGGGCGAAAAATGCTGCAGCCAGCTAGACAGAAATTCCGTAAACAGCAGAAGGGCCGTAATAAAGGCATTGCTACTACCGGTAACAAGGTGAGCTTTGGTGAGTTTGGTCTGAAAGCTGTTGGCCGTGGCCGTTTGACTGCGCGTCAAATTGAGGCTGCTCGTCGTGTGATGACGCGTCACATCAAGCGTGGTGGTCGTGTCTGGATCCGCATTTTCCCCGACAAGCCAATCTCCAGCAAACCTGCTGAAGTTCGTATGGGTAACGGTAAAGGTAGTCCGGAATACTTCGTTGCTGAAATTCAACCGGGCAAGATGTTATACGAGATGGATGGTGTGAGTGAGCAGTTGGCCCGCGAAGCGTTCCGCTTGGCGGCAGCTAAGTTGCCAATCGAAACTACTTTCACAACTCGTCATATCGGGAGTTAAAGATGAAAGCTAGTGATTTAAGAAACAAGTCTGTTGATGAGTTGAACAATGAGTTGATCGACCTGCGTCGTGCTCAATTCTCCTTGCGTATGCAATTGTCTACTCAGCAATTAAACAAAGTTGATCAGGTAAGCAAGGTTCGTCGCGATATCGCTCGTGTACGTACCGTGCTGGCTGAAAAAGCTAAGCAAGCTTAAGGTGAGTAGATGATGACCGATACACAAGCAGATAAAGTTGTACGCAGTCTGACTGGTCGCGTAGTCAGCGACAAAATGGACAAGACCGTAACCGTATTGGTGGAGCGCAAGGTTAAGCACCCACTGATCGGTAAGGTTGTTCGCCGTTCTAACAAGTTCCATGCACACGACGAAAACAATGAGTGCAAGGAAGGCGACCTGGTAGTGATTGAGGAAAGCCGTCCGCTTTCCAAGACCAAAACCTGGAAAGTCAGCAAGATTGTAGAAAAAACACGCAACATATAATTTATATTGCATCCCGTCTGGGATGCAATATATAATGACGGACTTTTTGGCGCCCATGCAAGCTGGCGCCCCAATACTGACCGTAGTGCTGTCGGCCGTGATGCTCGCGGCCGGTGTTGGTTTAACGGATTAAGTTGGAGATTATTCTCATGATTCAAATGCAATCTCGGCTGGATGTTGCCGATAATACTGGTGCGCGTTCCGTAATGTGTATCAAGGTATTGGGTGGCTCCAAGCGTCGTTACGCCGGTATCGGTGATGTGATCAAGGTCACTATCAAGGATGCTGCGCCCCGCGGTCGTGTTAAAAAAGGCGAGGTATATAGTGCCGTAGTGGTTCGTACCACTAAGGGTGTTCGTCGTCCAGATGGTTCTCTGGTGAAGTTTGATGGCAATGCAGCAGTATTGCTTAACAACAAGCTCGAGCCTATCGGTACGCGT
Above is a window of Methylovorus glucosotrophus DNA encoding:
- the rplC gene encoding 50S ribosomal protein L3; the protein is MSLGLIGRKVGMTRVFTDEGESIPVTVLEVVPNRVTQVKTPSSDGYAGLQVAHGERRASRVTKALAGHYAKAGVAAGSGIKEFAVAEDVLANYAVGGQITVELFQAGQYVDVTGVSLGKGFAGAIKRHNFSSNRASHGNSRSHNVPGSIGMAQDPGRVFPGKRMPGHLGAVKTTVQNLQIVRVDAERNLLLIKGAVPGSKGGDVVVRPAVKAGA
- the rplD gene encoding 50S ribosomal protein L4; protein product: MELKLIDKNGKPAKSGVEVSEVTFGREFNEALVHQVVVAYQANARTATRAQLGRGTVSHTTHKPWNQKGTGRARSGMSSSPIWRGGGRAFPNSPDENFSHKVNRKVYRAGMRSILSELVRQDRLSVIEEFVVETPKTKALVEKIKGLGYGEGVLVLVDGFDENLYLSARNLPNVLVVEAQYADPVSLVRFPNVVATKAAVKKLEEMLA
- the rplW gene encoding 50S ribosomal protein L23; its protein translation is MSANLNQIATQDRLLQVILAPQITEKATYVADKNQQIAFKVRTDATKPEIKAAVELVFKVEVAAVTVANVKGKVKRAGRVLGRRKDWKKAYVSLKPGQEINFAAGE
- the rplB gene encoding 50S ribosomal protein L2; amino-acid sequence: MALIKVKPTSPGRRAVVKVVTPELHKGKPYAPLLEKQSKKAGRNNNGHITTRHQGGGHKQHYRVIDFRRNKDGIVAKVEHLEYDPNRSAHIALLVYSDGERRYIIAPRGVSAGAQLVSGSDAPIKVGNALPLRNIPVGSTIHCVEIMPGKGAQIARSAGTSVQLLAREGSYAQLRLRSGEVRRVHVDCKATIGEVGNEEHSLRSIGKAGAMRWRGVRPTVRGVVMNPVDHPHGGGEGKTAAGMNPVSPWGTPTKGYRTRSNKRTDNMRVSRRPANKR
- the rpsS gene encoding 30S ribosomal protein S19; amino-acid sequence: MARSIKKGPFIDGHLAKKVEVAVAARDRKPIKTWSRRSTILPDFIGLTIAVHNGRQHVPVLISENMVGHKLGEFALTRTFKGHAADKKAKK
- the rplV gene encoding 50S ribosomal protein L22 — protein: MQVSAVLKGVHLSPQKARLVADLIRGKKVDYALNILNFTPKKGAEIIKKVVESAIANAEHNEGADIDELKVTSIYVDKGIVLKRIRARAKGRAGRIIKPTCHITVTVGN
- the rpsC gene encoding 30S ribosomal protein S3; the encoded protein is MGQKIHPFGFRLSVQKNWSSRWYANSKNFPAMLNSDIKVRDFLKKKLSHAAVSKIVIERPAKNAKITIYSARPGVVIGKKGEDIESLRSSLQGLMGVPVHLNIEEVRKPEIDATLIAESIAQQLEKRVMFRRAMKRAMQNAMRLGAQGIKIMSSGRLNGIEIARTEWYREGRVPLHTLRADIDYGVAEAKTTYGIIGIKVWVFKGEVFGTHAEQQAAVPAEPEKKVRKSGAKNAAAS
- the rplP gene encoding 50S ribosomal protein L16 — encoded protein: MLQPARQKFRKQQKGRNKGIATTGNKVSFGEFGLKAVGRGRLTARQIEAARRVMTRHIKRGGRVWIRIFPDKPISSKPAEVRMGNGKGSPEYFVAEIQPGKMLYEMDGVSEQLAREAFRLAAAKLPIETTFTTRHIGS
- the rpmC gene encoding 50S ribosomal protein L29, producing MKASDLRNKSVDELNNELIDLRRAQFSLRMQLSTQQLNKVDQVSKVRRDIARVRTVLAEKAKQA
- the rpsQ gene encoding 30S ribosomal protein S17; translation: MMTDTQADKVVRSLTGRVVSDKMDKTVTVLVERKVKHPLIGKVVRRSNKFHAHDENNECKEGDLVVIEESRPLSKTKTWKVSKIVEKTRNI
- the rplN gene encoding 50S ribosomal protein L14; this translates as MIQMQSRLDVADNTGARSVMCIKVLGGSKRRYAGIGDVIKVTIKDAAPRGRVKKGEVYSAVVVRTTKGVRRPDGSLVKFDGNAAVLLNNKLEPIGTRIFGPVTRELRGERFMKIVSLAPEVL